In the genome of Raphanus sativus cultivar WK10039 chromosome 9, ASM80110v3, whole genome shotgun sequence, the window atagagtttggatttgtGGTTCACAATTTGAgattaaggtttagggtttaggtttagagtttgggtttataatttacggtttgggtttagggtttacggtttgggtttagagtttaggatttgaatttagatttagaatttaggatatataatttaggtttgttttttggtttagggtttaggatttgagtttaaaatttggatttagggtttgtgtttagatttagggtttaaaatttatgatttaaagtttaaggTTAAAATTttcgttattatttttttagctatttaatattttaaaagtttattatttatttatttatgtgtaaTTAATCTCTATATAGTAACTTGATTAgaataaggaaagaggtgaattctTAAGTTCACCACAGGGGTGTATCTAAGTATTGTTTCACCGGAAACACTTCCATCGGATAGCTCAATTCAGGGGCGAAGCTACTGTATGGATAGGGGGTGCACAGGCACccattattttttggtaaattaatGTAATGGTTAAAGAATTTTGATTATGCACCCATTAACATTTACGTTTAGATTAGTCCAAAGgtaaataagaaaaagacaaaGTAGTTTAGcccattaaaaattaaaacttgtTCTGCAGCCCAATTATATATTcattactttttattaaaaacccTAACATTCGTAACAATTTTCTAATCCGTAACGTTTCTTCTAAAACTGCAAAGTTCAAACTATCAATTCTACAGAATTTTTCTTCTCTTGTCTATCAAACAAAACTGGtaaataatctaatttttttttttgtcaacgaaaTAATCTAGTTTTTCTGTTTGTGTTTTGAAGTTGGTTTTGACTTTGCCGGTTGCTACTGCAAGTATTGAAAGATATTTCTCAGGGATGAAGTTAGTGAAGACAGCTCTAAGAAATCGAATAGGGGATCATTTTCTGAGTGATTATCTCATCTGTTTCATCGAAAAAGAATTGCTTGACGATGTCACGAAAGAAGAAGTGTTGATCCGATTTCAAGCAATGAGTGAAAGAagaatgaatttataaaatattgttttagtattttattttaatgttttcgaatatttttttaatatttatttatgctGGTGCacccattataaaaaaaatttggctTCGTCACTGGCTCAATTATATCACCAATTTTAACACAATGCCACCGGAATGACCGGTCATCATCCATTACATTCTGTTTGAAGAAATAACCTTCCCGAGGCAGGTTTAACTCAAACCTCTGTTGAATCTTGGCCAGATCTTTCCTCGTCTCTGCAACATTATCATCTACGTTCACCTTCACTGGAATCTTCATGGTCCAGCATTTCAGCACCAAAATTATAACCTTCaccttctttttgttgttgttgctggaATCTTGATGACagttgatgatgttgatgatctGTTTCTGTTGAGTTTGGCTGTGGGGACTGCTCGGTTTTGAACTGTTGTTTGATGCGGTTTTGGTCATTGTTACCaggagaagagatgaagagatGGAGGCGAGAGTTGTTGAAGAGATCACATTGTTCAATATTGTGATAAGAACATTGCCTTCGAAGACAAGGGTTTGTTTGGGGATAGGGATACGTGGATACTTCTCAATCTTCTCTTTGATATCTAAAGCCGTATCAAAGTAACCGATTCAATGGAGAATTCTGAACCTTTCTGAGTCTCGAAGATCAGATCCATTTGTATTTCAGTGGTGTTTCAAGATCAGTGGAGAATGAGGAAGAATGAAAAGAGTAATTCTTGGTTCACCTCTCGAGTAAATATGTATGTTCACCaactaataatatttcattattttatattcattatttttcagaaaaagaaataaagtattgtcaaattatattatatttttaaaaattaaaagataaaaataatagtagttgcaaacaaaaaaaaaacttttttcaaatatttttaatatcgtcagtaaaacactaaatcttaaaccctttgataaattttaaatcatagggtttatgatttatccaagagtttaggatttagtgttttgatgttgtgtcaaaaagtttttttttaaatcactgatttatccaaaggtttaaggtttaccaagagtttaaggtttagagtttatgatttagagtttatggtttagtgttttgctgatggtactaaatttttttttaaattttttttgtttgtaactactattattttttatttatttttatcttttaattttaagaatataatataacttgacaaatttttttaatattgaatatgaaataacaaaatattattggttgGTAAACTTACAAGTTCACCCTAGTGTTACTCGAATGAaaatagatagagagagatagaaGACGATGTCAACTTATGAGTTTTTGTAATAAAGTTTCACTTGTAATGCTTTAAATAATGACCTATTTGCATGGGATTTTTATTATGTTCCTTcttcaatttgttatttttggaAGAGAATTGAATTTATTCTTCTCTTCTCTGGTCGACAAAAGAATTATATTCTTTCCATTCTTGAAATATGAAATACAAATATGTGTTCTGGTTCATGGTCATGGATACATGAACTTTCAATCTTTGGAACAATCAATTTAAGTGAGTGTTTATGGTTTTTGTAATGTATTTTTGCAAATCttgaaatatacatataatctCACTTACTATATGGTAACACCAATCACATAGTGATGCTCTAATGTCTCTTTGTTTAAAACTTCATCCgttgtttaattatatatgatgttttgaaattttttttattttaaattaaatgatgtTTTCAAATTGCATTGTACAGACAAAATCTGCTTAGAAAAGGGATTGAACGGGTGGTAGACAATGGAAAGGATATTTGTGTGTGGAAGGATCAATGGTTAGGCTCAAAGCCTGCTACAAGTGCTACTATTACAACATCAGTTCATTGTCCTCAGCTCCATGTATGTGAGCTATTTACTGAAAATACTACGGAATGGAATGTTCAGCTAATTAGGAATCTGTTTAATGGCCAGGATGCAAATAATATTCTACGCATACGACCTAGCCTCTTCCATTAACGTGACATCATTATTTGGTCATACACAAAAGATGGTCATTACAGTGTTAAGTCTAGATACCACTTACAAAGACATATCACAACTCAAGAAGCTCAACAAGATTCTGAGGCAACAGAAACATCCGAGGAAGTTAAAAAAGTTTtctcagagatatggaaactaAACTTTCCTCCAAAAGTAAAGACATTCTGGTGGAGAGTTGCTCATAACAGCTTACCTGTTGCAGACAATCTAAAGAAGAGGGCATAAAAACAGATGATTGGTGCCAAATATGTGGAGAGAAAAATGAAACTCTTAATCATATGATGTTCCAATGTAGAGTGTCTAAAGAAATATGGTCCCTGTATCCCACTACTTTTAAGATACTCAATGAGGAATGACTTGATTTTTCAGCAAAATAGACAGCGTATTTTGCAGATCATACATGGAGCACTGCGTGAATGTCAACAATGAAGAGAGGCGCTCCAGCTTAAAATGAAAACATTCAATCGGATAAGGATACAATCTCAAAAGCTACAACCATACAGGAGGTACTCCCTTGCTTGGCTTCTATGAGAAAGAGGTTAGAGGGATTGGATGGTCCTTATACAGTAAAGAAGGCATCCATAAAATTCATGCCTCTTTTTCAATTAAGCCCACAAACTCTCCATTAGAAACTGGAGCATGCTCTCTTCTTATGGCGGTTCAATAAATATGGAAGCTGAGATATAAGCATGTGGCTTTTATGACTGCAAACAACTTAGAAATGAGCTACATCAGCAAATGGCTGAACAAACCGTCTTCAAATTAGTCCGTAGCACTGAGGCATCCTCTATGATATGAGACATTGTGGCAATGGTCAAACAATTAAGTTTTACTTTTCATAATGTACCTAGATCTTTAACTAGAAATGTTGATGTAATGGCTAAAGAAGCTACACAGAGACAAAAGAACTATCTAATATCTTGGctgttttaataagaaaatgtgttgccaaaaaaaaagttgtgactattaggttttaaaaaatatacaaaattaaatgtttttttatttaatttgtttgtatttatcttattaaaatacaagtacattttgaaaatgtttggaaacaagaatagtagtaaaaaatatataatgttgtttgtAAACATAGATAGCactatattaaagaaaaaataatgggTTTATCTTGAATCATAGATTATTATAGCCCaaagtaaaattaatatttattcttggattttgtatgattgttattaatttgttaagaaaacttattagaattatttatagtttaattttacgggtttttgaataaataaagaacataatataatctatataatatatattttgtattgaagtatattttaaatacttttcccaaaatttcttgatatttaatttaacaaatacaGTATAATTATATAGTGATCACCGCATGAGTTATTCTGTGTATTTAAGAATGATACATTATCATTAAATcacaaattattaaattacaaaagtatatatatatttgtaaaaatcTTACTATAATGTTTACTGTTCACAATATTTTATGAACGTCACTATTATACGACACAATAATCACACTATTATACGACACAATaatgaaatacatagtttaaataataaacaaaagtaataaaacTGGAAccataaaattttaactttctaaTGTTTGTATAACTAGGTATATACTGTAAAATATGTACCCGCATAATTgtgcggatcaagatctagtgtaTATTAAACATcaatctttttagaaaaaaaacagagagaataaaCGATAACACCAATCACATTGTGATGCTCTTATATGCTTTTGTTTAATGGCAATGGAAAGTAAAATCTTGAGAATATAGActgataaataaaatagtacataaaaacaaaacagaagagaACACATGCTCTGGAGATTTAAGAAACATAGTTCTATCTATAAGCcctgagttaaaaaaaaacctaaaaactgAATATGTAGAAAGAAAAGACaggaacaaaagagaagaaacagaacatGGCTGAGACATGGGACCAGATCGAAGTGGCTTGGCTTTAGGCTCAGGCTCCACCTACACTGATCACAGGCTCAGAGGTGGATTCTCCAGCAGGAGAAGcagtaggaggaggaggaagaggaagcaATCGCTTCTTCTGCGCGCGTGGAGGCAAATGCTTCACATGTTTTCTGGAGCCAGTTGAGGCCCATGGTAAGAAAACACCGGTACCATTACCGGTTCCCATCACATTGGGACTTGACAGTACCATTGGTTGAACCGGCGGTGGTGCCATTATGACCATTGGTGGACGAAGGACTCCAAGTTTTGGCATCAATTCAAGTGAATGATCATAGCCATTGAGGTATGGAGTTGGTGCCATTGGGTAGTGACATGGTTGTTGTTGCCACATTGTCATTACACCGTCATTGTGAGGACTGTTGTGATTTATTTCAGGGCGTACACGAAAGAATGTGATGCTTACTCTTTTGGTTTGTGATGGGCACATTACATGCCTTGCCATGTCTGCACTGTTTCCTCTCATCACCAACAGAGATCTACAAAGATCCGGTTTGAGCTATGTTTTAGTGAAGAGAAATCAACAACTTTTAAGAATAAAagaaagttttttcttttacttaccCTTGTTTGAGAGGAAGAGTTAAAGGTCCTCTAAAGTTGCCTTCGTTGTCACTAGAGAGAATACGTCCAAAGGCCATTGTGGATTCAGAGAGAACAAGAGTGGAGATTGGTTGTTCAAGATGAGGTGGTTTCAGGAAAGGCTGTGAGTGTTCACCCTGCAGAGAAGAACATTATCCTAAACGTTAAAATCAAAAGTGATAAGAAAGATTGTGTGATCCATGGAGATATCATATACCTCTTCAAAGAAGTTGATGACACATCCATTTGGTCTCTTGTATTCTGGGATGAGTCTCCATGTGACAAAATGATCAATGACACTCTCGAGAAGTGGTGGAATTGGCTCGATGTTAACTGCAAAAAGTCTCTCCCGGTCAAGCAACCACTAGCATCAAAACCATTTAGACTGAGTCCTGCAGATCAAAGCGATGATTCCTTACCAGAGTTGGTGTTTTCATCTTTCACATGGCCAAAGATTGGGACACCAAGCTGAACCAGCTCTCTCTTGTTCCCTTTTATCTGTTTGTTGAACAAGATAAAGGTCTCACCTGTATTCATGATCATGAGTAAGCACCAGAAAACTCTTTAGAAAGTCATGTGATAGAGTAAGAAAAAGTCACCTGAAAGCTTCCCGTTTTGGCCAGCTTCTCGGAGATCAGCGACAAGGTCTATCAGTTTGGTTAACTCATCTTCTTTTAGTAACTCTTCATACATCTTTAGTCCTTTCACAACATTCACCTGTAAAAAAGATTCAAAGAGCACTCATTTTACACCTCAAATGTTCCATCAGAAGATCTCATTAAATTAaggtgaaaaagaaaaaaacgaatttCACTACTCACAGTGTGGCCTTTCACTTGCTCTTTAGCTTGGAAACCTTTGATAGGTTTGATCTCAGTTGACCTTGCATCACAATCTTCATGGTTCTGACATATAATCTGTGGAGTATCCACAGCAGCAGTTTGGTGAACATCCTGATGAGAACCTATGAAAAACCCATAAAATCGAAGTCTTTGGTTAATACTTCATACACACGCATATCAGTTACATTGCGTCTTTAAGCAGTTAATTAATGTGATATTTGTCTTTAGTGAGAAAACGATCGACTACAGAGTAAAGACAGTTTCATCATCTCTCATGGACCATTCTAAGAACTTATAGTTTATCCTTGAAAATGTATCAGAGAAAGTCAGAGACTcaatgaagaagacaaagttACAAAGTCAATGTGATCTTTTGGCTTTAGTGAGAACACCATCCAACTAGAGTAAAAacaattttcttcttttagtCCAATGCATGAACGTTTGCATGGACCATTCTATGAACTTATATTTTCTTCTCAGAGATTTCAATGCGGATCTGACACTGGATCCCAGTGTAGAAAGTCAAAACTACAAAGTCTATATGCCTTCGTGCACGTGTCTCATTCTGTACGTTACCTAAACTTCAACTTTCAACACGAGTGAATAAATACATACACACACATCACGATGAAAACCTCAAGATCGGTAGACAGgtaaaaagatattttagaaaataaaaataaccttTTTAAAACTGCATGGCCGTGcccaaaaagcaaaaaaaaaaaattaaaataaaagccTGAATACTAAAAaactttatttcaaaattttattaactacaaattaaataacaatctAACTACTCTTACAAAGTTATATAATAtcattgtttataaattatctataaaaATAACCTTTTAAAACTGCATGGCCGTGAACAAAAAGCAAATCTAAAAGTACGAacattaaaaagaaagatactttatttttaaaatattattaaatataatctgACTATTcataaaagttatataatatattccttgatatttaataaatataaaattacacaATTTAACTTATTTTGAAGCAAAAAAagtacttatataatatatatatatatataaacatctGCTACTATCCACCAGGGACCTCTCTCTAGAATTCCTCTGCCCTCTCTCTAGTTTCGCTCATCGTCAAACTCGTCGCCGGTCGGCGGAGTAGGCTCAGACAGCCACTGCAGGTCcggtttttcttttctttgcttttccGGTTTGCATGTTTATAGAGAGCGTATCTCCTCCTAATTTTTTTGTCGGTTTTTAAGATTAGTCTTCGGCGGTGCCTCGTAGTAGGGGATCGGCCGACCTCGTCTCTGGGGAGTAGCGGCTTCTTCAGCAGCGGCTCTGCCGGCTCTGACTCCGGAAGGTGGTGGCTTCGGCAGCACCATTTTTGCcgactctgttttttctttgtttggaAGGGTTCGGTTCGGGACCGATTCCTGTTTTTGGATTATGGCTTCTTGTGTCTGCTGTCTTTCTAGTCGGTTGAGCTCTCGGGAAGCCCGATATATCCTCTTCGATAGAAAGATGTTAGATAGGAGATGGTGTTTTCGCTTGTGGTAACATGAGTGATCCGGTTGAGATCTCGGAACAGTAAGCTCTCCGGTGATTATATTGGCGATGCGGTGTGGGTGCGGTGGCGGTTCTCCGGCGTATTCTGGCGGATTACTAGTCGATCCGTTTGCTCCGGTGGAAGCCTCGGCCTTTGGATCACGATGAGGTGGTTAGATGATGCGTGTCCTGTTCGGTGGGTGATTTACACGCGTGGACGTCAAGATGGACCTGGACGCGTGGCTAAAGTGAAGCGGCGTCAGGTTTTGGATTTGGGCTTGGCCCGTTTAAAGATGTCTTTATGTCGGGCTTATGGGTTTGTTTGTAATCTGATCTATATGGTCTTTTGTGTTTCGAATGGGCTTGGTCTGGTTTGGGCCATGTCCcttaataatatcatattagACGGAAA includes:
- the LOC108827624 gene encoding RNA demethylase ALKBH10B; its protein translation is MPMTIAVAPSRQTDRPASAFATAAKTVPPVAVISDGQGKDALISWFRGEFAAANAIIDAMCSHLREAVPGSEYDAVFAAIHRRRLNWIPVLQMQKYHSIAEVAIELQKLAAKKAEDLEEEKTETAEDLKQSQTETAGMKDVCFNGEKLTESELNGDVEDDSPSSDITDSGSHQDVHQTAAVDTPQIICQNHEDCDARSTEIKPIKGFQAKEQVKGHTVNVVKGLKMYEELLKEDELTKLIDLVADLREAGQNGKLSGETFILFNKQIKGNKRELVQLGVPIFGHVKDENTNSVNIEPIPPLLESVIDHFVTWRLIPEYKRPNGCVINFFEEGEHSQPFLKPPHLEQPISTLVLSESTMAFGRILSSDNEGNFRGPLTLPLKQGSLLVMRGNSADMARHVMCPSQTKRVSITFFRVRPEINHNSPHNDGVMTMWQQQPCHYPMAPTPYLNGYDHSLELMPKLGVLRPPMVIMAPPPVQPMVLSSPNVMGTGNGTGVFLPWASTGSRKHVKHLPPRAQKKRLLPLPPPPTASPAGESTSEPVISVGGA